A genomic region of uncultured Paludibaculum sp. contains the following coding sequences:
- a CDS encoding alpha-L-fucosidase, which yields MQDRRSFLLTLPAAAGLNSVLRAATTGPVPFGVLPSSRQLLWHEMEVYSFLHFTTNTFTDKEWGYGDESPSIFNPTAFDADAIVAALKAGGMKGVILTCKHHDGFCLWPTKTTDHSVKGSPWRGGNGDVVKEISQVAAKHGLKFGVYLSPWDRNTPKYASPEYIAMYRAQLTELLTQYGPIYEVWHDGANGGDGFYGGAREKRRIDKKTYYDWPTTWALVRKLQPNAVIFSDVGPDIRWVGNEKGYAAETSWATFEPVGEDGGEASPGNVKTKDSMGGTRGGSKWLPAECDVSIRPGWFWHEKENEKVKSSRDLLDLYYKSVGRGGSFLLNIPPDRRGLLYEADVASLKGFGDMVHSIFATNLAAKAKVTASSVRAKSKEFGPERLLDGSRYTCWSTDDAVTTADVVFDLGHDVEFNVIRLRENLKLGQRVEGIAIDQWRDGDWRLVGEAGSVGSCRLIRTAEKITASKVRLRVTKSPVCPALSDFGLFLDAGA from the coding sequence ATGCAAGATCGCCGCTCTTTCCTCTTGACGCTGCCGGCCGCCGCGGGCCTGAACTCGGTGCTGCGGGCCGCAACCACCGGGCCGGTGCCCTTCGGAGTTCTGCCGTCTTCCCGGCAATTGCTGTGGCACGAGATGGAAGTCTATAGCTTTCTACACTTCACAACGAATACCTTCACGGACAAGGAGTGGGGCTATGGGGACGAGAGCCCGTCGATCTTCAATCCCACCGCCTTTGATGCCGATGCCATCGTCGCGGCGCTGAAGGCGGGTGGAATGAAGGGCGTGATTCTCACCTGCAAGCACCACGATGGATTCTGCCTGTGGCCCACCAAAACCACCGATCATTCCGTGAAGGGCAGCCCTTGGCGTGGCGGAAACGGCGATGTCGTGAAGGAGATTTCCCAGGTCGCCGCGAAGCACGGGCTGAAGTTCGGCGTGTACCTCTCACCCTGGGACCGCAACACGCCAAAGTATGCGTCGCCGGAGTACATCGCGATGTACCGCGCGCAGCTCACAGAGCTTCTGACGCAGTATGGGCCCATCTACGAGGTATGGCACGACGGCGCCAATGGCGGAGACGGGTTCTATGGCGGAGCGCGTGAGAAGCGGCGCATCGACAAGAAGACCTATTACGACTGGCCGACCACATGGGCGCTGGTCCGCAAGCTCCAGCCGAATGCCGTGATCTTCAGCGATGTCGGCCCCGATATCCGCTGGGTGGGCAACGAGAAAGGCTACGCGGCCGAGACGAGTTGGGCGACTTTCGAACCCGTTGGCGAGGACGGCGGCGAGGCTTCCCCTGGCAACGTGAAGACCAAGGACTCGATGGGAGGCACACGCGGCGGATCGAAATGGCTGCCGGCCGAATGCGATGTTTCCATTCGACCGGGTTGGTTCTGGCATGAGAAAGAAAACGAGAAGGTCAAGTCGTCGCGCGACCTGTTGGACCTCTATTACAAGTCAGTGGGCCGCGGCGGGAGTTTCCTGCTGAATATCCCTCCAGACCGGCGCGGGCTGTTGTATGAGGCCGATGTCGCATCTCTGAAAGGGTTTGGGGACATGGTCCACTCAATCTTCGCCACAAACCTGGCGGCGAAGGCCAAGGTCACGGCGTCCAGCGTGCGCGCAAAGAGCAAAGAGTTCGGGCCGGAGCGTTTGCTCGACGGTAGCCGGTACACCTGTTGGAGTACCGATGATGCGGTGACCACGGCCGACGTCGTGTTTGACCTGGGTCATGACGTGGAGTTCAACGTGATCCGTTTGCGCGAGAACCTCAAGCTGGGACAGCGAGTGGAAGGGATTGCCATAGACCAGTGGAGAGACGGCGATTGGAGACTGGTGGGCGAAGCGGGTAGTGTCGGGTCGTGCCGGCTGATCAGGACCGCAGAGAAGATCACGGCGTCAAAGGTGCGGCTGCGGGTGACGAAATCCCCGGTTTGTCCGGCGCTCTCCGACTTCGGTTTGTTCCTGGACGCAGGCGCTTAA
- a CDS encoding winged helix-turn-helix domain-containing protein, whose amino-acid sequence MLDRRRIYRFGSFGLDASAKVLLREGEPLHLTRKAAETLLILVEQSPQVVTKEELIASIWPDRVVDEANLAQNIAVVRRALNAEKGEAGYIETFPGRGYRILGPVTLSEDTVKESERSGHNSKEPEHEAPHQPESGLPGWRRLPWWLLAGTFAGVAALAVYLAWPRAPHPPPRITPVTRLAGKEYQPAISPDGSTVAFLWEQGVGQPAQIWIQSAGGSPRLLTSEPGSYSSPAWAPDGRSIACLRFRESTGQLVVLPVAGGPERVVTPVLGTRYGLSNRHLAWSPRGDTIAVDDAVNQNQPLAIFLVGLGTGQKSRLTKPEDLIIGDLDPRFSPDGSTVSFIRAYHRAYQELFTVPVRGGEARKLTSDIREISSQSWSSDNRTLFFASNRGGEFRIWRLEPGRPPSPTGVYAEFPIQFSYSARTQSLIYSVVQTDPNIWRLSLSPPHTWTRLIASTGQDASPQYSPDGARIAFRTDRTGDEQIWVSLADGSGEQQVTQGKLRPSVARWSPDGKSLVFNNSKTKDLYVARQEGGVWRAEPFGEIGVHPVYSPDGQWIYAGLDDSVVKFPSTGGRGQTVLQTRGLSLDIAPDGKALYFVREPTDTQLWTGDVQTGKVDRVLEGLVPYCTSCWAVGTNGVYYLGVRTTNSSLQSIYYLDFKTHATRLIADYPEPILPIGIGPFSLSLDGRSLLTVRLDPSNSDVLRADVFP is encoded by the coding sequence ATGTTGGATAGACGGCGGATTTACAGGTTCGGATCATTCGGTCTCGACGCCTCGGCGAAGGTCCTCCTGCGGGAGGGTGAACCTCTTCACTTGACGCGAAAGGCCGCCGAAACTCTACTGATTCTGGTAGAGCAGTCGCCGCAGGTCGTTACCAAGGAGGAGTTAATTGCCTCTATCTGGCCCGATCGGGTCGTGGACGAAGCGAATCTCGCTCAAAACATAGCTGTTGTCCGCCGGGCACTGAATGCGGAAAAGGGGGAGGCTGGCTACATCGAGACCTTTCCCGGGCGAGGTTACCGCATCCTGGGACCCGTTACGCTCTCCGAAGATACGGTTAAGGAGTCGGAGAGAAGCGGCCACAACTCCAAGGAACCCGAACATGAGGCACCCCACCAGCCGGAATCTGGTTTGCCCGGCTGGCGCCGGCTGCCATGGTGGCTGCTGGCCGGAACTTTTGCCGGAGTCGCCGCCTTGGCTGTCTATTTGGCGTGGCCCAGGGCTCCACATCCGCCGCCCCGCATCACCCCGGTAACACGCCTGGCGGGCAAAGAGTACCAGCCCGCCATCTCGCCCGACGGCTCCACGGTCGCATTTCTTTGGGAACAAGGTGTCGGACAACCGGCGCAGATCTGGATCCAATCGGCTGGCGGCTCGCCTCGGCTGCTTACCTCGGAACCCGGCTCCTACTCCAGTCCGGCCTGGGCCCCGGACGGCCGTTCCATCGCCTGCCTGCGGTTCCGTGAGTCAACCGGTCAACTGGTGGTGCTGCCGGTGGCGGGCGGACCCGAGCGAGTTGTCACGCCTGTGCTGGGGACCCGCTACGGCCTCTCAAATCGACACTTGGCCTGGTCACCACGCGGCGACACCATCGCTGTCGACGACGCCGTGAACCAGAATCAGCCCCTGGCCATTTTCCTGGTTGGCCTGGGCACGGGCCAGAAGTCACGCCTGACCAAACCGGAGGATCTGATCATTGGCGATCTCGACCCACGATTCTCCCCCGACGGCTCCACGGTTTCCTTCATCCGCGCGTATCATCGGGCCTATCAGGAACTCTTCACGGTGCCAGTGAGAGGCGGCGAAGCCAGGAAACTCACCTCGGATATCCGTGAGATCTCCTCCCAATCGTGGTCGTCGGACAACAGAACACTCTTCTTCGCGTCCAACCGTGGTGGCGAGTTCCGGATCTGGCGACTGGAGCCGGGCCGACCACCCTCCCCTACTGGCGTCTATGCCGAGTTCCCCATCCAGTTCTCCTATTCGGCCAGGACCCAATCGCTCATCTACTCCGTAGTCCAAACGGACCCCAATATCTGGCGGCTGAGCTTGAGCCCACCCCATACCTGGACCCGGCTGATCGCGTCCACCGGTCAGGATGCCTCGCCGCAATACTCACCAGATGGCGCGCGCATCGCCTTCCGCACTGATCGCACTGGAGACGAGCAGATCTGGGTTTCCCTGGCCGACGGAAGTGGCGAGCAGCAAGTGACACAGGGCAAACTGCGTCCTTCGGTGGCGCGCTGGTCTCCGGACGGTAAGTCGCTGGTGTTCAATAACTCCAAAACCAAGGATCTGTATGTCGCCAGGCAGGAAGGCGGCGTGTGGCGTGCGGAACCGTTTGGGGAGATCGGCGTCCATCCCGTCTACTCGCCCGACGGGCAATGGATCTACGCCGGACTGGACGATTCCGTGGTCAAGTTTCCTTCCACGGGCGGGCGAGGCCAAACCGTACTCCAGACCCGGGGGCTCTCGCTCGACATCGCGCCAGACGGCAAAGCGCTCTATTTCGTCCGGGAACCCACCGACACTCAGCTATGGACGGGCGATGTGCAGACAGGCAAAGTGGATCGCGTCCTGGAGGGTCTCGTTCCCTACTGCACCAGTTGCTGGGCCGTCGGCACGAACGGCGTCTACTACCTGGGCGTGCGGACCACCAATTCGAGCCTGCAGTCCATCTACTACCTGGATTTCAAGACGCACGCTACGCGCCTGATCGCGGACTACCCCGAACCCATACTACCGATCGGCATCGGGCCGTTTTCGCTATCGCTGGATGGGCGCTCGCTGTTGACTGTCCGCCTCGATCCATCCAACAGCGATGTGCTGCGAGCGGACGTCTTCCCTTAA
- a CDS encoding glycosyl hydrolase, which produces MCNRRPGQAAVILVLAASGITLLSAAPIDTIRASFAAPPADSRIMMRWWWFGPAVTHHELQRELEMMKAGGIGGVEIQPVYPLALDNPEQNIRNLTFLSPPFVDSIKFAADKGRELGLRVDMTLGSGWPFGGPHIPLELAAGKLRISRSASEPVLKEGESIVATFPEQNLVFIASHTGMKVKRASAGAEGYVLDHYNRQALDKHLQAVGTPLLRAFGEHPPYSIFNDSLEVFGSDWTSDLLAEFQKRRGYDLKPKLPALIGELTEEKGAIRNDWALTLTELVEERFLAPAQAWAHAHGTLFRSQTYGTPPVTMASQRFVDLADGEQPHWRQFTASRWASSANHVLGRPVTATETWTWLHSPTFAATPLDVKAEADRHFLQGVNQLIGHGWPYSPESAGKPGWGFYAAAAFNDNNPWWIVMPDLSAYLQRLSWLMREGKPANDLALYIPVSDTRAHFSAGSGRVSIDRQVGEVMGAQVIPQILDAGFGFDGVDDGLLEQALKDGGYKFVVLPNVERIPLTSYRRLERFASNGGLLVAVGRKPSLGPGWLEAESEARQVREITTRLFDAPGAPGHFVADDRKLGTVLVSLTKADVVWAPANAQLGFVHRKSADTDIYFLANTSNQPYTGRVRFRVEGLKPEWLDPLSGKALALGEEITLPPYSSLVALFSKDSKPSVAAATGSGKAVDVSQGWKVSFDGIDRSVSMEHLRSWTEDEATRHFSGTAVYEREVTVAKDTARGRVVLDFGEATPIPESRSANGMRAWIQAPVRDAAIVYVNGHRAGSVWAPPYRVDLTGLLKEGRNELRVVVANTAINRMASQGEPDYKAVAAKYGERFQMQDMRDMKPEPSGLLGHIRLVAE; this is translated from the coding sequence ATGTGTAATCGCCGTCCAGGCCAAGCTGCCGTCATCCTCGTGCTGGCTGCCTCTGGGATCACCCTTTTATCCGCCGCACCGATCGATACAATTCGGGCTTCGTTCGCCGCGCCGCCGGCGGATAGCCGCATCATGATGCGTTGGTGGTGGTTTGGTCCCGCAGTGACTCATCACGAGCTGCAACGCGAGCTGGAGATGATGAAGGCCGGCGGCATCGGCGGAGTTGAGATCCAACCCGTGTACCCCCTGGCCCTGGATAACCCTGAGCAGAACATCCGTAATCTAACATTCCTGTCGCCCCCTTTCGTGGACTCGATCAAATTTGCAGCGGACAAGGGTCGCGAGCTCGGGCTTCGAGTTGATATGACCCTGGGCAGCGGTTGGCCATTTGGCGGCCCGCACATTCCACTGGAACTGGCGGCGGGCAAGCTCCGCATAAGCAGGTCGGCCTCCGAGCCTGTCCTCAAGGAAGGCGAATCGATCGTCGCGACGTTTCCTGAACAGAATCTGGTGTTTATCGCCAGCCACACTGGGATGAAGGTAAAACGAGCCTCGGCTGGAGCCGAGGGTTATGTGCTGGACCACTACAACCGGCAGGCACTGGACAAGCACTTGCAAGCCGTCGGCACGCCCCTGCTGCGGGCTTTCGGAGAGCATCCACCCTACTCCATATTTAATGACAGCCTCGAGGTCTTTGGGTCCGATTGGACGAGCGATCTACTGGCGGAATTCCAGAAACGCCGCGGATACGACCTAAAGCCGAAATTGCCCGCGCTGATCGGCGAACTGACGGAGGAGAAGGGCGCCATCAGAAACGACTGGGCCCTGACGCTCACTGAACTGGTGGAAGAGCGCTTTCTTGCTCCGGCTCAGGCGTGGGCTCACGCGCATGGAACTCTCTTCCGGTCTCAGACTTACGGAACGCCACCGGTCACGATGGCCAGCCAGCGGTTTGTCGACCTGGCCGATGGAGAACAACCACATTGGCGGCAGTTCACGGCCTCCCGCTGGGCGTCCTCGGCCAACCATGTTCTGGGCCGGCCGGTCACAGCGACCGAGACCTGGACTTGGCTCCATTCCCCCACGTTTGCCGCTACGCCTCTGGATGTCAAAGCGGAGGCTGACCGGCACTTCCTGCAGGGCGTCAATCAACTGATCGGTCATGGCTGGCCCTATTCCCCGGAAAGCGCCGGCAAGCCGGGTTGGGGGTTCTACGCTGCAGCGGCGTTCAACGACAACAATCCCTGGTGGATTGTCATGCCGGACCTCTCGGCCTATCTCCAGCGGCTGAGTTGGTTGATGCGAGAGGGCAAACCAGCCAATGACCTAGCCCTCTATATCCCCGTAAGCGATACGCGGGCGCACTTCAGCGCCGGCTCGGGCCGGGTGTCCATTGACCGCCAGGTGGGCGAAGTGATGGGTGCGCAAGTCATCCCGCAGATTCTGGACGCGGGCTTCGGTTTCGATGGCGTGGACGACGGCCTGCTGGAACAGGCGTTGAAGGATGGCGGGTACAAGTTCGTGGTTTTGCCGAATGTGGAGCGCATCCCCCTGACGAGTTATCGCCGGCTGGAACGGTTTGCGTCCAACGGCGGCCTCTTGGTGGCAGTAGGGCGCAAGCCCTCTTTGGGCCCGGGGTGGCTGGAAGCGGAGAGCGAAGCCAGGCAGGTTCGGGAGATCACGACCCGGCTTTTCGACGCACCCGGCGCTCCGGGCCATTTTGTGGCGGATGACAGAAAACTAGGCACGGTTCTGGTGTCGCTCACAAAGGCGGACGTGGTGTGGGCGCCTGCCAACGCTCAACTTGGGTTCGTTCATCGCAAGTCGGCGGACACCGACATCTACTTTCTGGCGAACACCAGCAACCAGCCCTACACGGGCCGAGTGCGGTTCCGAGTGGAGGGCCTGAAGCCTGAGTGGTTGGATCCGCTGTCGGGCAAGGCCCTCGCACTCGGAGAGGAGATCACGCTGCCTCCCTACTCCTCACTGGTCGCGCTGTTTTCGAAGGACTCGAAGCCGTCTGTCGCGGCCGCGACGGGTTCTGGCAAGGCCGTAGACGTCAGTCAGGGCTGGAAGGTGAGCTTTGACGGGATCGACCGATCCGTATCGATGGAGCACCTGCGTTCGTGGACGGAGGATGAAGCCACGCGGCACTTCTCCGGTACGGCGGTTTACGAAAGGGAAGTCACGGTAGCGAAAGACACCGCCCGTGGCCGGGTCGTGCTGGACTTCGGCGAAGCAACACCAATACCGGAGTCGCGCAGCGCGAATGGCATGCGGGCATGGATTCAGGCCCCGGTGCGGGACGCGGCCATTGTGTACGTGAACGGACATCGGGCGGGTTCGGTCTGGGCTCCACCCTATCGGGTTGACCTCACGGGCCTCCTGAAAGAAGGCCGGAACGAATTGCGAGTGGTCGTGGCCAATACGGCTATCAACCGCATGGCAAGCCAGGGAGAGCCGGACTACAAGGCCGTCGCGGCCAAGTACGGCGAACGGTTCCAAATGCAGGATATGCGCGATATGAAACCGGAACCTTCCGGACTTCTGGGGCATATCCGTCTGGTGGCGGAATGA
- a CDS encoding carboxypeptidase-like regulatory domain-containing protein yields MKSRIFSLIAIFILLAGLPAWSQDARGTILGKITDPSGAVLPGATVVVTNPAMGYKLNLVTNSDGLYTAPLLSPGVYQVDVTAAGFKKATRSGIEVRIADRLDISMALEIGTQDQSVTITSDLPLLNAESASTGTVIDSKRVANLPLSYGNPFLLIGLTAGVTFNGSVRLDRPFEPTHIVNYSMGGTRGNLNDLTIDGAPSTATANANEVTASYVPPTDIVQEFKVQTATFDAQFGQTQGGVTNISIKSGTNDFHGSAGYSFYRPNMLANDFFNNKSGLPTPNFEFNRWGGSISGPVVIPKVYDGHNKTFFLWGYEGIKDSRPRHDDTTNTVPTAAMHDGDFSALLASGSTYAIYDPATRVKLANGRYQQTPFAGNIVPKARFDAVGKAILDWYPTTPKSAGDAVGIGNFRDASLAETADYYNNTVRVDQNIGDRQRMFVRISQYRRDSLYNDYFGNAFTGTQFLFDSKAGMIDHVITLSPTMVLNTRYSYNRFIRGSDGPASGEGFDVTKLGFSQQFAQQVPADISRFPRVNLTGYISNGFTGELRPVNNHTASATLTKAAGKHNIRTGFEFRVYQEADKFFSNAQSGQFTFDSTYTRGPLDNSATSPGSIGQSVASLLLGLPGSGSIARSADYIEASKSWGFFVQDDFKISRKLTLNIGLRYEFETPLKERYNRSTLSFDPSYSQPISAAAQSAYAGIYPSISGGFAELPPSAFSLRGGMTFAGLDGNDGSLYNTPKNVFLPRIGLAYQVDPKTVVRTGFGIFAGFLGERRGDVLQNGFSQNTNMVLTTDSGLTWATDLAHPFPNGISEPVGNAAGYQTYLGQGFSFFNQNPKIPTTMRWELSVQREMKGFSLEASYIGSKTNHVELSTVTSGSSTTLGRNINTLPYQYLSTSPLRDDVNNNYLSANISNPLKGLVAGNTQGTYTSSTISRQTLLSPYPAFGSNAIYGSDNGGYSWYHSMQLTAQKRFSKGYTIMGSYTLSKWMQATNLLNPADALPVREISDADAPHRINISGIWELPFGKGKPMLSNSNGFVSRLVGGWQASGIWSLQSGFPLAWGNYIYYGDPANILRPSDQRTPNNWFNIDGFETVSSKQLLSNQVRTWPLRFATLRRQRQNNVDLALIKDTRIREGMNFQFRAEALNAFNHPYFPSPNMTVTTAQSAGATGFGQINASTQDNYARRLQLTARFTF; encoded by the coding sequence ATGAAGAGTCGCATTTTCTCGCTTATTGCGATATTCATCCTGCTGGCAGGCTTACCGGCCTGGTCGCAGGATGCCAGAGGCACCATACTCGGCAAAATCACTGATCCGAGCGGTGCTGTCTTGCCGGGGGCCACAGTGGTGGTGACCAACCCGGCCATGGGTTACAAACTCAACCTGGTCACAAACTCAGACGGCCTCTACACGGCCCCGCTGCTTTCGCCGGGTGTCTACCAGGTGGATGTGACAGCGGCTGGCTTTAAGAAGGCCACCCGGAGTGGAATCGAGGTCCGCATCGCGGATCGTCTCGACATCAGCATGGCGCTCGAGATCGGCACTCAGGACCAATCGGTCACCATCACGTCCGATCTGCCGCTATTGAACGCCGAATCAGCGTCCACCGGCACGGTGATCGACTCAAAGCGCGTCGCGAATCTGCCGCTCTCTTATGGCAATCCGTTCCTGCTCATCGGCCTCACGGCCGGCGTGACCTTCAACGGCAGCGTTCGCCTGGATCGTCCCTTTGAGCCCACACACATCGTCAACTATTCGATGGGTGGCACGCGCGGCAACCTGAACGATTTGACCATCGACGGCGCACCTTCCACGGCAACCGCAAACGCCAACGAAGTGACAGCTTCCTATGTCCCGCCGACAGACATCGTGCAGGAGTTCAAGGTCCAGACGGCGACGTTCGACGCCCAGTTCGGCCAGACCCAAGGTGGCGTCACGAACATTAGCATCAAGTCCGGCACGAACGATTTCCACGGTAGCGCCGGCTATTCGTTCTACCGGCCCAACATGCTGGCCAACGACTTCTTCAACAACAAGTCGGGCCTGCCCACGCCAAACTTCGAATTCAATCGCTGGGGCGGCTCGATCAGCGGCCCTGTGGTGATCCCCAAAGTGTACGACGGGCACAATAAGACGTTCTTCCTGTGGGGCTATGAAGGCATTAAGGACTCGCGCCCGCGCCATGACGACACCACGAACACGGTGCCTACCGCAGCCATGCACGACGGCGACTTCTCCGCCTTGTTGGCCAGCGGCTCCACTTACGCTATCTACGATCCGGCCACCCGTGTGAAGCTCGCCAACGGCCGCTATCAGCAGACGCCGTTCGCCGGCAACATTGTTCCGAAAGCGCGCTTCGACGCCGTCGGCAAAGCGATCCTCGACTGGTATCCCACCACTCCGAAATCGGCCGGAGACGCCGTCGGCATCGGCAACTTCCGAGATGCCAGCCTGGCGGAGACCGCCGACTACTACAACAACACTGTGCGCGTCGACCAAAACATCGGAGACCGCCAGCGCATGTTCGTCCGCATCAGCCAGTACCGCCGCGATTCTCTCTACAACGACTACTTCGGCAACGCCTTCACAGGCACCCAGTTCCTGTTTGATTCCAAGGCGGGCATGATCGACCACGTCATCACGCTGTCGCCGACGATGGTGTTGAACACCCGCTACAGCTACAACCGGTTCATCCGCGGCTCCGACGGACCTGCTTCCGGCGAAGGCTTCGACGTGACGAAGCTCGGCTTCTCGCAGCAGTTTGCCCAGCAGGTGCCCGCCGACATCTCGCGCTTCCCGCGCGTCAACCTGACGGGCTATATCAGTAACGGGTTCACCGGCGAACTGCGCCCCGTGAACAACCACACGGCCTCCGCCACCTTGACCAAGGCCGCCGGCAAACACAACATCCGCACGGGCTTTGAATTCCGCGTCTACCAGGAAGCGGACAAGTTCTTCAGCAACGCCCAGAGCGGACAGTTCACCTTTGACTCAACGTATACGCGCGGTCCACTGGACAACTCGGCCACATCACCGGGCAGCATCGGCCAGTCAGTAGCTTCGCTATTGCTGGGGCTTCCGGGTTCAGGCAGCATAGCGCGGTCCGCCGACTACATCGAGGCTTCAAAGAGCTGGGGCTTCTTCGTTCAGGATGACTTCAAGATCAGCCGTAAGCTGACGCTGAACATCGGCCTGCGCTATGAGTTTGAAACACCGTTGAAGGAACGTTACAACCGCAGCACTCTCAGCTTCGACCCCTCCTATTCGCAGCCCATCTCGGCTGCGGCTCAATCGGCCTATGCCGGCATCTATCCGAGTATCAGCGGCGGCTTCGCGGAACTCCCGCCCAGCGCCTTCTCGCTCCGCGGCGGCATGACCTTCGCCGGTCTCGACGGCAACGATGGAAGCCTCTACAATACGCCCAAGAACGTCTTCCTGCCCCGTATCGGCCTGGCCTATCAGGTGGATCCGAAGACCGTCGTCCGCACCGGGTTCGGCATCTTCGCAGGGTTCCTGGGCGAGCGCCGCGGCGACGTCCTGCAGAACGGCTTCAGCCAGAACACCAACATGGTGCTGACCACCGATAGTGGCCTCACCTGGGCCACAGACTTGGCGCACCCCTTCCCGAACGGGATCTCCGAACCGGTAGGCAACGCCGCCGGTTACCAGACCTACCTGGGCCAGGGCTTCTCGTTCTTCAACCAGAACCCGAAGATTCCCACCACCATGCGCTGGGAACTGAGCGTGCAGCGCGAAATGAAGGGCTTCTCCCTGGAAGCCAGCTACATCGGCAGCAAGACGAATCATGTGGAACTGTCCACGGTCACCAGTGGGTCGTCGACGACGCTGGGCCGCAACATCAATACACTGCCGTATCAGTACCTGAGTACCTCGCCGCTACGCGACGACGTGAACAACAACTACCTCAGTGCAAACATCTCCAACCCGCTGAAGGGCCTGGTGGCTGGCAACACGCAGGGCACCTATACCAGTTCCACCATCTCGCGTCAGACGTTGCTGTCGCCTTATCCGGCGTTCGGGTCAAATGCGATCTACGGCAGTGACAACGGAGGCTACTCCTGGTATCACAGCATGCAGCTCACGGCTCAGAAGCGCTTCTCGAAGGGCTACACGATCATGGGCAGCTACACGTTGTCCAAGTGGATGCAGGCCACGAACCTGCTCAACCCCGCGGACGCGCTTCCGGTCCGCGAAATCTCCGACGCCGACGCTCCGCACCGCATCAATATCAGCGGCATCTGGGAACTCCCGTTCGGCAAGGGCAAACCCATGCTGTCGAACTCCAACGGCTTCGTCTCCCGCCTTGTCGGCGGCTGGCAGGCTTCCGGCATCTGGTCGCTGCAGAGCGGCTTCCCGCTTGCCTGGGGCAACTACATTTACTACGGCGATCCGGCCAACATCCTGCGGCCGTCCGACCAGCGGACACCCAACAACTGGTTCAACATCGATGGGTTTGAAACCGTCAGCTCGAAGCAGTTGCTCAGCAACCAGGTCCGCACTTGGCCACTGCGCTTCGCCACGCTGCGCCGTCAACGGCAGAACAACGTCGATCTGGCGCTCATCAAAGACACACGCATTCGTGAAGGCATGAACTTCCAGTTCCGTGCCGAGGCACTGAACGCCTTCAACCATCCCTACTTCCCCTCGCCGAACATGACGGTGACTACGGCCCAGAGCGCCGGCGCCACCGGTTTCGGCCAGATCAACGCCTCCACCCAGGACAACTACGCACGGCGTCTGCAGCTCACTGCGCGCTTTACGTTCTAG
- a CDS encoding enoyl-ACP reductase, with amino-acid sequence MSQLLKDKTTLILGLANRWSIAYAIARAYRREGAGLILTYQGERQKDVVEELARDLDVQRLMCCDVTREDDIRHLTETLQSDGTTLDAVVHSIAFANKEDLARPFYETSRDGFLLAQEVSCYSLVAVSRAVAPVMAAGGSIMTLSYLGSQRVMTNYNVMGVAKAALEASVRYLASELGPRNIRVNAISAGPIKTASARGIKDFSKILDHVTENAPLRRTTDPAEVADAAVFLASDLGRGVTGNIMYVDSGYQIMGI; translated from the coding sequence ATGTCTCAGTTGCTCAAAGACAAGACCACACTGATTCTGGGTCTGGCCAATCGCTGGTCCATCGCCTATGCAATCGCGCGCGCCTATCGCAGGGAAGGCGCCGGGCTCATTTTGACCTACCAGGGCGAGCGGCAGAAGGACGTGGTGGAAGAGCTCGCTCGCGATCTGGATGTTCAACGGTTGATGTGCTGCGACGTGACGCGCGAAGACGATATCCGGCACTTAACCGAGACTCTGCAGTCCGATGGGACCACGCTCGACGCGGTGGTGCACTCCATCGCCTTCGCCAACAAGGAAGACCTGGCGCGGCCGTTTTATGAGACGTCCCGGGATGGGTTCCTTCTGGCCCAGGAAGTCTCCTGCTATTCCCTGGTGGCCGTCTCCCGAGCCGTGGCGCCGGTGATGGCGGCGGGTGGCTCCATTATGACGCTGTCCTACCTGGGCAGCCAACGTGTCATGACGAACTACAACGTCATGGGTGTGGCGAAAGCTGCCCTGGAAGCCAGTGTCCGCTACCTGGCCAGTGAACTGGGGCCGCGTAACATCCGCGTGAACGCCATCTCGGCGGGACCCATCAAGACGGCATCGGCCCGCGGCATCAAGGACTTCTCCAAGATCCTCGACCACGTGACCGAGAATGCGCCGTTGCGCCGTACGACCGACCCCGCGGAAGTCGCCGATGCGGCCGTATTTCTCGCCTCCGACCTGGGCCGCGGCGTGACCGGCAATATCATGTACGTTGATTCCGGCTATCAGATCATGGGGATTTAG